One window from the genome of Oreochromis niloticus isolate F11D_XX linkage group LG20, O_niloticus_UMD_NMBU, whole genome shotgun sequence encodes:
- the LOC100693845 gene encoding cytosolic sulfotransferase 1 isoform X1, producing MLCNQKRGRIFLTTPKDRQKPGMNMSLNPEKAILSTRPELFDFHGVSMVHYFTDNWENVQNFQARPDDILIATYPKAGTTWVSQILDLLYFGQTCPERQKTIPIYERVPFLEIAIPSLDSGKDLADKLATTPRLIKTHFPVQFVPKSFWEQNCRIVYVARNAKDNMVSYFHFDRMNVVEPEAGEWNNYFHRFLEGQMLFGSWYDHVNGWWKKKQNYSNIHYMFYEDMIEDTEREIDKLCSFLGLSRSAEEKKMISGGVQFDKMKKNEMANYSTLPVMDFKISPFMRKGKVGDWKNHFTVAQNEVFDEDYKKKMKDPTLQFRTEI from the exons ATGTTATGCAACCAGAAAAGGGGGAGAATTTTTCTTACAACACCAAAAGACAGGCAGAAACCAGGAATGAACATGTCACTTAATCCTGAGAAG GCAATTTTGTCAACCAGACCAGAACTGTTTGATTTCCATGGAGTCTCGATGGTTCACTATTTTACAGACAACTGGGAGAATGTTCAGAACTTTCAGGCCAGACCCGATGATATACTTATTGCAACATATCCCAAAGCAG GAACTACATGGGTCTCCCAGATTCTTGACCTGCTGTATTTTGGTCAGACGTGTCCAGAGAGGCAAAAAACTATCCCCATCTATGAGAGAGTACCCTTCCTGGAGATTGCCATCCCATCTTTGGATTCAG GGAAAGACCTGGCAGACAAGCTCGCCACCACCCCTCGACTCATTAAGACACATTTTCCTGTCCAGTTTGTGCCAAAGTCCTTCTGGGAGCAAAACTGCAGG ATCGTTTATGTAGCCCGCAATGCAAAGGACAACATGGTGTCTTATTTCCACTTTGATCGCATGAATGTGGTAGAGCCAGAGGCTGGAGAATGGAATAACTACTTCCACAGATTTTTGGAAGGACAAA TGCTGTTTGGCTCCTGGTATGACCATGTGAATGGCTGGTGGAAGAAGAAACAGAATTACTCAAATATTCATTACATGTTCTATGAAGATATGATTGAG GACACTGAACGGGAAATAGACAAACTCTGCAGCTTCCTCGGTTTGTCTCGTTCAGCCGAGGAGAAGAAAATGATCTCAGGTGGAGTCCAGTTTGATAAGATGAAAAAGAATGAGATGGCCAACTATTCTACACTCCCGGTTATGGATTTCAAGATTTCTCCCTTCATGAGAAAAG GGAAGGTTGGCGACTGGAAGAACCACTTCACCGTCGCTCAGAATGAAGTCTTTGACGAAGACTACAAGAAGAAGATGAAAGATCCCACACTTCAGTTCCGCACTGAAATTTGA
- the LOC100693845 gene encoding cytosolic sulfotransferase 3 isoform X2 codes for MLCNQKRGRIFLTTPKDRQKPGMNMSLNPEKAILSTRPELFDFHGVSMVHYFTDNWENVQNFQARPDDILIATYPKAGTTWVSQILDLLYFGQTCPERQKTIPIYERVPFLEIGKDLADKLATTPRLIKTHFPVQFVPKSFWEQNCRIVYVARNAKDNMVSYFHFDRMNVVEPEAGEWNNYFHRFLEGQMLFGSWYDHVNGWWKKKQNYSNIHYMFYEDMIEDTEREIDKLCSFLGLSRSAEEKKMISGGVQFDKMKKNEMANYSTLPVMDFKISPFMRKGKVGDWKNHFTVAQNEVFDEDYKKKMKDPTLQFRTEI; via the exons ATGTTATGCAACCAGAAAAGGGGGAGAATTTTTCTTACAACACCAAAAGACAGGCAGAAACCAGGAATGAACATGTCACTTAATCCTGAGAAG GCAATTTTGTCAACCAGACCAGAACTGTTTGATTTCCATGGAGTCTCGATGGTTCACTATTTTACAGACAACTGGGAGAATGTTCAGAACTTTCAGGCCAGACCCGATGATATACTTATTGCAACATATCCCAAAGCAG GAACTACATGGGTCTCCCAGATTCTTGACCTGCTGTATTTTGGTCAGACGTGTCCAGAGAGGCAAAAAACTATCCCCATCTATGAGAGAGTACCCTTCCTGGAGATT GGGAAAGACCTGGCAGACAAGCTCGCCACCACCCCTCGACTCATTAAGACACATTTTCCTGTCCAGTTTGTGCCAAAGTCCTTCTGGGAGCAAAACTGCAGG ATCGTTTATGTAGCCCGCAATGCAAAGGACAACATGGTGTCTTATTTCCACTTTGATCGCATGAATGTGGTAGAGCCAGAGGCTGGAGAATGGAATAACTACTTCCACAGATTTTTGGAAGGACAAA TGCTGTTTGGCTCCTGGTATGACCATGTGAATGGCTGGTGGAAGAAGAAACAGAATTACTCAAATATTCATTACATGTTCTATGAAGATATGATTGAG GACACTGAACGGGAAATAGACAAACTCTGCAGCTTCCTCGGTTTGTCTCGTTCAGCCGAGGAGAAGAAAATGATCTCAGGTGGAGTCCAGTTTGATAAGATGAAAAAGAATGAGATGGCCAACTATTCTACACTCCCGGTTATGGATTTCAAGATTTCTCCCTTCATGAGAAAAG GGAAGGTTGGCGACTGGAAGAACCACTTCACCGTCGCTCAGAATGAAGTCTTTGACGAAGACTACAAGAAGAAGATGAAAGATCCCACACTTCAGTTCCGCACTGAAATTTGA
- the LOC109194288 gene encoding cytosolic sulfotransferase 3, with product MEARPRPELFDFHGVGMIKKFTENWDNIQNFKARADDILIATYTKAGTTWVSYILDLLYFGHMGPDGQTSIPLHDRVPFLEICKPPLPIGTDLADKLPTTPRLIKTHLPVQFVPKSFWEQRCRVVYMARNAKDNAVSYFHFQRMNSGMPEPGDWSTFLLNFMEGKMVFGSWYDHVNGWWEKKQIYSNFHYMFYEDLIEDCRREIDRLCSFLGLSPSAEEKERVKASATFDNMKQNKMTNYSTIDTMNQTISPFMRKGKVGDWKNHFTVAQNEQFDEDYKQKMKNPDLKFRYEI from the exons ATGGAGGCGCGACCTCGACCAGAACTGTTTGACTTCCATGGAGTTGGCATGATCAAAAAGTTTACAGAAAACTGGGACAACATACAGAACTTCAAAGCAAGAGCAGATGATATTCTTATTGCTACTTACACTAAAGCAG GAACCACATGGGTCTCCTACATCCTAGATCTTTTGTATTTTGGGCACATGGGTCCAGACGGTCAGACTTCCATCCCTCTTCATGACAGAGTACCCTTCCTGGAGATATGCAAACCCCCTTTGCCAATTG GTACAGACTTGGCAGACAAACTTCCCACCACTCCTCGTCTCATTAAAACTCATCTACCAGTCCAATTTGTACCAAAGTCCTTCTGGGAGCAGCGCTGCAGG GTAGTCTATATGGCCCGCAATGCAAAGGACAATGCAGTGTCCTACTTTCATTTTCAACGCATGAACAGTGGCATGCCAGAACCGGGGGACTGGAGCACCTTCCTGCTGAACTTCATGGAGGGGAAGA TGGTTTTTGGATCGTGGTATGACCATGTGAACGGCTGGTGGGAGAAGAAGCAGATTTATTCAAATTTTCACTACATGTTCTATGAAGATTTGATTGAG GACTGTCGACGAGAAATAGACCGACTGTGTTCCTTCCTTGGTTTGTCTCCTTCAGCTGAAGAGAAGGAAAGAGTCAAAGCCAGTGCGACTTTTGACAatatgaaacaaaataaaatgaccaACTACTCCACCATCGATACAATGAACCAGACTATCTCTCCTTTCATGAGAAAAG GAAAAGTTGGTGACTGGAAGAACCACTTCACTGTGGCCCAGAATGAACAGTTTGATGAAGACTACAAGCAGAAAATGAAGAATCCTGATCTAAAGTTTCGTTATGAAATTTAG
- the LOC109194237 gene encoding cytosolic sulfotransferase 3 → MEVPHRPEMFDFHGVCMVHQFTDNWDNLQNFKARPDDILIATYPKAGTTWVSYILDLLYFGRMGPDRQTSIPLNDRVPFLEICKPCLPTGTEQAEKLPTTPRLIKTHLPVQFVPQSFWQQRCRIIYVARNAKDNVVSYFHFARMNSALPEPGDWSSYLQEFMEGKRAFGSWYDHVNNWWEKKETYSNLYYMFYEDLIEDCGREIDRLCSFLGLSPSAEEKERVRASVTFDSMKQNKMTNYSDVKTMNHKVSPFMRKGKVGDWKNHFTVAQNEKFDEDYKQKMKNPDLKFRFEI, encoded by the exons ATGGAGGTGCCACATCGGCCAGAAATGTTTGACTTCCACGGAGTCTGCATGGTCCATCAGTTTACTGACAACTGGGATAATCTACAGAACTTCAAAGCAAGACCAGATGATATTCTTATTGCTACTTACCCTAAAGCAG GGACCACATGGGTGTCTTACATCCTCGATCTTCTATATTTTGGACGCATGGGTCCAGACCGTCAAACATCCATCCCTCTTAATGATAGAGTACCCTTCCTGGAGATCTGCAAACCTTGTTTACCCACAG GTACAGAGCAGGCAGAGAAACTTCCCACCACTCCTCGTCTCATTAAAACACATCTACCAGTCCAGTTTGTACCACAGTCGTTCTGGCAGCAGCGCTGCAGG ATAATCTATGTGGCCCGTAATGCAAAGGACAATGTAGTGTCTTATTTCCACTTTGCACGCATGAACAGTGCCCTGCCAGAACCAGGAGACTGGAGCTCCTATCTGCAGGAGTTCATGGAGGGGAAGA GGGCTTTTGGGTCATGGTATGATCACGTGAACAACTGGTGGGAGAAAAAGGAGACTTATTCAAATCTTTACTACATGTTCTATGAAGATTTGATTGAG GACTGTGGACGAGAAATAGACCGACTGTGTTCCTTCCTTGGTTTGTCTCCGTCAGCTGAAGAGAAGGAAAGAGTCAGAGCCAGTGTGACGTTTGACAGcatgaaacaaaacaagatGACCAACTACTCTGATGTCAAAACTATGAACCACAAGGTGTCTCCTTTCATGAGAAAAG GAAAAGTTGGTGACTGGAAAAACCACTTCACTGTGGCCCAAAATGAAAAGTTTGATGAAGACTACAAGCAGAAGATGAAGAATCCTGATCTAAAGTTTCGCTTTGAAATTTAG
- the LOC100694119 gene encoding cytosolic sulfotransferase 3 isoform X2, with product MEARPRPELFDFHGVGMIKEFTENWDNIQNFKARADDILIATYPKAGTTWVSYILDLLYFGHMGPDRQTSIPLHDRVPFLELCEPPLPLGTDLADKLPTTPRLIKTHLPVQFVPKSFWEQRCRVVYVARNAKDNAVSYFHFERMDSGMPEPGDWSTFLLNFMEGKMVFGSWYDHVNGWWEKKQIYSNFHYMFYEDLIEDCGREIDRLCSFLGLSPSAEEKERVKASATFDNMKQNKMTNYSTFDTMNQTISPFMRKGKVGDWKNHFTVAQNEQFDEDYKQKMKNPDLKFHYEI from the exons ATGGAGGCGCGGCCTCGACCAGAACTGTTTGACTTCCATGGAGTTGGCATGATCAAAGAGTTTACAGAAAACTGGGACAACATACAGAACTTCAAAGCAAGAGCAGATGATATTCTTATTGCTACTTACCCTAAAGCAG GAACCACATGGGTCTCCTACATCCTAGATCTTTTGTATTTTGGGCACATGGGTCCAGACCGTCAGACTTCCATCCCTCTTCATGACAGAGTACCCTTCCTGGAGCTATGCGAACCCCCTTTGCCATTAG GTACAGACTTGGCAGACAAACTTCCCACCACTCCTCGTCTCATTAAAACTCATCTACCAGTCCAGTTTGTACCAAAGTCCTTCTGGGAGCAGCGCTGCAGG GTAGTCTATGTGGCCCGCAATGCAAAGGACAATGCAGTGTCCTACTTTCATTTTGAACGCATGGACAGTGGCATGCCAGAACCGGGGGACTGGAGCACCTTCCTGCTGAACTTCATGGAGGGGAAGA tGGTTTTTGGATCGTGGTATGATCATGTGAACGGCTGGTGGGAGAAGAAGCAGATTTATTCAAATTTTCACTACATGTTCTATGAAGATTTGATTGAG GACTGTGGACGAGAAATAGACCGACTGTGTTCCTTCCTTGGTTTGTCTCCTTCAGCTGAAGAGAAGGAAAGAGTCAAAGCCAGTGCGACTTTTGACAatatgaaacaaaataaaatgaccaACTACTCCACCTTCGATACAATGAACCAGACTATCTCTCCTTTCATGAGAAAAG GAAAAGTTGGTGACTGGAAGAACCACTTCACTGTGGCCCAGAATGAACAGTTTGATGAAGACTACAAGCAGAAAATGAAGAATCCTGATCTAAAGTTTCATTATGAAATTTAG
- the LOC100694119 gene encoding cytosolic sulfotransferase 3 isoform X1: protein MEARPRPELFDFHGVGMIKEFTENWDNIQNFKARADDILIATYPKAGTTWVSYILDLLYFGHMGPDRQTSIPLHDRVPFLELCEPPLPLGTDLADKLPTTPRLIKTHLPVQFVPKSFWEQRCRVVYVARNAKDNAVSYFHFERMDSGMPEPGDWSTFLLNFMEGKSEFSVVLPQKEENMFSFYLQCKHSVVFCCVFVVVFGSWYDHVNGWWEKKQIYSNFHYMFYEDLIEDCGREIDRLCSFLGLSPSAEEKERVKASATFDNMKQNKMTNYSTFDTMNQTISPFMRKGKVGDWKNHFTVAQNEQFDEDYKQKMKNPDLKFHYEI from the exons ATGGAGGCGCGGCCTCGACCAGAACTGTTTGACTTCCATGGAGTTGGCATGATCAAAGAGTTTACAGAAAACTGGGACAACATACAGAACTTCAAAGCAAGAGCAGATGATATTCTTATTGCTACTTACCCTAAAGCAG GAACCACATGGGTCTCCTACATCCTAGATCTTTTGTATTTTGGGCACATGGGTCCAGACCGTCAGACTTCCATCCCTCTTCATGACAGAGTACCCTTCCTGGAGCTATGCGAACCCCCTTTGCCATTAG GTACAGACTTGGCAGACAAACTTCCCACCACTCCTCGTCTCATTAAAACTCATCTACCAGTCCAGTTTGTACCAAAGTCCTTCTGGGAGCAGCGCTGCAGG GTAGTCTATGTGGCCCGCAATGCAAAGGACAATGCAGTGTCCTACTTTCATTTTGAACGCATGGACAGTGGCATGCCAGAACCGGGGGACTGGAGCACCTTCCTGCTGAACTTCATGGAGGGGAAGAGTGAGTTCAGTGTAGTTTTACCACAGAAGGAAGagaacatgttttcattttatttgcaatgtaaacactctgttgtgttttgttgtgtgtttgtagtGGTTTTTGGATCGTGGTATGATCATGTGAACGGCTGGTGGGAGAAGAAGCAGATTTATTCAAATTTTCACTACATGTTCTATGAAGATTTGATTGAG GACTGTGGACGAGAAATAGACCGACTGTGTTCCTTCCTTGGTTTGTCTCCTTCAGCTGAAGAGAAGGAAAGAGTCAAAGCCAGTGCGACTTTTGACAatatgaaacaaaataaaatgaccaACTACTCCACCTTCGATACAATGAACCAGACTATCTCTCCTTTCATGAGAAAAG GAAAAGTTGGTGACTGGAAGAACCACTTCACTGTGGCCCAGAATGAACAGTTTGATGAAGACTACAAGCAGAAAATGAAGAATCCTGATCTAAAGTTTCATTATGAAATTTAG
- the LOC100694119 gene encoding cytosolic sulfotransferase 3 isoform X3, translated as MGPDRQTSIPLHDRVPFLELCEPPLPLGTDLADKLPTTPRLIKTHLPVQFVPKSFWEQRCRVVYVARNAKDNAVSYFHFERMDSGMPEPGDWSTFLLNFMEGKSEFSVVLPQKEENMFSFYLQCKHSVVFCCVFVVVFGSWYDHVNGWWEKKQIYSNFHYMFYEDLIEDCGREIDRLCSFLGLSPSAEEKERVKASATFDNMKQNKMTNYSTFDTMNQTISPFMRKGKVGDWKNHFTVAQNEQFDEDYKQKMKNPDLKFHYEI; from the exons ATGGGTCCAGACCGTCAGACTTCCATCCCTCTTCATGACAGAGTACCCTTCCTGGAGCTATGCGAACCCCCTTTGCCATTAG GTACAGACTTGGCAGACAAACTTCCCACCACTCCTCGTCTCATTAAAACTCATCTACCAGTCCAGTTTGTACCAAAGTCCTTCTGGGAGCAGCGCTGCAGG GTAGTCTATGTGGCCCGCAATGCAAAGGACAATGCAGTGTCCTACTTTCATTTTGAACGCATGGACAGTGGCATGCCAGAACCGGGGGACTGGAGCACCTTCCTGCTGAACTTCATGGAGGGGAAGAGTGAGTTCAGTGTAGTTTTACCACAGAAGGAAGagaacatgttttcattttatttgcaatgtaaacactctgttgtgttttgttgtgtgtttgtagtGGTTTTTGGATCGTGGTATGATCATGTGAACGGCTGGTGGGAGAAGAAGCAGATTTATTCAAATTTTCACTACATGTTCTATGAAGATTTGATTGAG GACTGTGGACGAGAAATAGACCGACTGTGTTCCTTCCTTGGTTTGTCTCCTTCAGCTGAAGAGAAGGAAAGAGTCAAAGCCAGTGCGACTTTTGACAatatgaaacaaaataaaatgaccaACTACTCCACCTTCGATACAATGAACCAGACTATCTCTCCTTTCATGAGAAAAG GAAAAGTTGGTGACTGGAAGAACCACTTCACTGTGGCCCAGAATGAACAGTTTGATGAAGACTACAAGCAGAAAATGAAGAATCCTGATCTAAAGTTTCATTATGAAATTTAG
- the LOC100694390 gene encoding cytosolic sulfotransferase 3, giving the protein MGPDCQTSIPLNDRVPFLEICKPRLPTGTEQADKLPTTPRLIKTYLPVQFVPQSFWQQRCRIIYVARNAKDNVVSYFHFARMNSALPEPGDWSSYLQEFMEGKRAFWSWYDHVNNWWEKKETYSNLYYMFYEDLIEDCGREIDRLCSFLGLSPSVEEKERVRASVTFDSMRQNKMTNYSDVKTMNHKVSPFMRKGKGGDWKNHFTVAQNEKFDEDYKQKMKNPDLKFRFEI; this is encoded by the exons ATGGGTCCAGACTGTCAGACTTCCATCCCTCTTAATGATAGAGTACCCTTCCTGGAGATCTGCAAACCTCGTTTACCCACAG GTACAGAACAAGCAGACAAACTTCCCACCACTCCTCGTCTCATTAAAACATATCTACCAGTCCAGTTTGTACCACAGTCATTCTGGCAGCAGCGCTGCAGG ATAATCTATGTGGCCCGTAATGCAAAGGACAATGTAGTGTCTTATTTCCACTTTGCACGCATGAACAGTGCCCTGCCAGAACCAGGAGACTGGAGCTCCTATCTGCAGGAGTTCATGGAGGGGAAGA GGGCTTTTTGGTCATGGTATGATCACGTGAACAACTGGTGGGAGAAAAAGGAGACTTATTCAAATCTTTACTACATGTTCTATGAAGATTTGATTGAG GACTGTGGACGAGAAATAGACCGACTGTGTTCCTTCCTTGGTTTGTCTCCGTCAGTTGAAGAGAAGGAAAGAGTCAGAGCCAGTGTGACGTTTGACAGCATGAGACAAAACAAGATGACCAACTACTCTGATGTCAAAACTATGAACCACAAGGTGTCTCCTTTCATGAGAAAAG GAAAAGGTGGTGATTGGAAGAACCACTTCACTGTGGCCCAGAATGAAAAGTTTGATGAAGACTACAAACAGAAGATGAAGAATCCCGATCTAAAGTTTCGGTTTGAAATTTAG